One Lysobacter enzymogenes DNA segment encodes these proteins:
- a CDS encoding carboxymuconolactone decarboxylase family protein translates to MSPRLDYNKVDPRGTQALLGLRKYIEHSGLEPSLVDLVNVRVSQINGCAYCIRAHTEEAVERGESHRRLHLLRVWPEGPFSERERAALAWAEAITHVGDPLDQAPVDDAVYARARAQFADSDLVALTYAAIAMNAWNRLAIAFRKPDPALAG, encoded by the coding sequence ATGTCCCCCCGCCTGGATTACAACAAGGTCGACCCGCGCGGCACCCAGGCCCTGCTGGGCCTGCGCAAGTACATCGAACACAGCGGCCTGGAGCCGTCGCTGGTCGATCTGGTCAATGTCCGCGTCTCGCAGATCAACGGCTGCGCCTACTGCATCCGCGCGCACACCGAGGAAGCGGTGGAACGCGGCGAGAGCCATCGCCGCCTGCACCTGTTGCGGGTCTGGCCGGAGGGGCCCTTCAGCGAACGCGAGCGCGCGGCGCTGGCCTGGGCCGAGGCGATCACCCACGTCGGCGATCCGCTCGACCAGGCGCCGGTGGACGATGCGGTGTATGCGCGGGCGCGCGCGCAGTTCGCCGATTCGGACTTGGTCGCGCTGACGTATGCGGCGATCGCGATGAACGCCTGGAACCGCTTGGCGATCGCGTTCCGCAAGCCGGATCCGGCGTTGGCGGGTTGA
- a CDS encoding LysR family transcriptional regulator yields the protein MNSRSRLAAVAAPLSWDDYRFLLAIGRAGSLNGAAKRLGVSHPTVFRRVNAIERALGVRLFERAREGYAPTPNGEEAIAAAAQIEERIAATERRLAGLDARPTGTVRLATVEPLLHRVLPPLLARFRRAHPGIVVQVTADNHTQDLSRHEADLALRPGGEPPEGLVGRKLARLASAVYRPRALRLPRGAGPQDLDGYDWLLPAGNLAHIAMAQWLRRMQYDRRAVFSANSLLGLREAAVAGLGLTVLPCYLGDGERGLVRVGDPVEAMGADLWLLQHPDLRRTERVRALAEALREGVRALQPDLSGRAGPIG from the coding sequence ATGAACAGCCGCTCCCGCCTCGCCGCCGTCGCCGCGCCGCTGTCCTGGGACGACTATCGCTTCTTGCTCGCGATCGGCCGCGCCGGCTCGCTCAACGGCGCGGCCAAGCGCCTGGGCGTCAGCCATCCCACCGTGTTCCGGCGCGTCAACGCGATCGAGCGCGCGCTCGGGGTGCGCCTGTTCGAACGCGCGCGCGAGGGCTATGCGCCCACGCCCAACGGCGAGGAAGCCATCGCCGCGGCGGCGCAGATCGAGGAACGCATCGCCGCGACCGAGCGCCGCCTGGCCGGCCTGGACGCGCGTCCGACCGGCACGGTCCGCCTGGCCACGGTCGAGCCGCTGCTGCACCGGGTGCTGCCGCCGCTGCTGGCGCGGTTCCGCCGCGCCCATCCGGGCATCGTCGTGCAGGTCACCGCCGACAACCACACCCAAGACCTGTCGCGGCACGAGGCCGACCTCGCCCTGCGCCCGGGCGGCGAGCCGCCGGAGGGGCTGGTCGGGCGCAAGCTCGCGCGCCTGGCCAGCGCCGTGTACCGGCCGCGCGCGCTGCGCCTGCCGCGCGGCGCCGGGCCGCAGGACCTGGACGGCTACGACTGGCTGCTGCCCGCCGGCAACCTCGCCCACATCGCCATGGCCCAGTGGCTGCGGCGGATGCAGTACGACCGCCGCGCCGTGTTCAGCGCCAACAGCCTGCTCGGCCTGCGCGAGGCCGCGGTCGCCGGCCTCGGCCTGACGGTGCTGCCGTGTTACCTCGGCGACGGCGAGCGCGGGCTGGTCCGGGTCGGCGACCCGGTCGAGGCGATGGGCGCCGACCTGTGGCTGTTGCAGCACCCCGACCTGCGCCGGACCGAGCGCGTGCGCGCGCTGGCCGAAGCCCTGCGCGAGGGCGTGCGCGCGCTGCAGCCGGACCTGTCCGGTCGGGCAGGTCCGATCGGGTAG
- a CDS encoding class I SAM-dependent methyltransferase: MRLEGSQETLLITLYAKAMDNRAAHPVLHDRLADDLVRRIDYDFERFGLGPLDIRGLALRSLAIDKWTRAALQSRADTLVLHLACGLDSRIYRVDPALDVDWLDIDFPAVIQLRRELLPQRLGLYRTLATNVMEPDWIGRLDCERPVLVIAEGLFPYLDEWRARELVRRLVEHFPQGGQLLCDVYNRLALRLLRHARMIRATDARIGEWGREGAGGVESWHPRLQLVDEARYTQLPEMAALPWTQRWAIGLYERSRWLRELGRVVRYRF, from the coding sequence ATGCGCCTGGAAGGCAGCCAGGAAACCCTGCTGATCACCCTCTACGCCAAGGCGATGGACAACCGCGCCGCGCATCCGGTCCTGCACGATCGCCTCGCCGACGACCTGGTCCGCCGCATCGATTACGACTTCGAGCGCTTCGGCCTGGGGCCGTTGGACATCCGCGGCCTGGCCTTGCGCTCGCTGGCGATCGACAAGTGGACGCGCGCGGCGTTGCAGTCGCGCGCCGACACCCTGGTGCTGCACCTGGCCTGCGGATTGGACTCGCGCATCTACCGGGTCGATCCGGCGCTGGACGTGGACTGGCTCGACATCGACTTCCCCGCGGTGATCCAACTGCGTCGCGAGCTGTTGCCGCAGCGGCTGGGCCTGTACCGCACCCTGGCGACCAACGTCATGGAGCCGGACTGGATCGGCCGGCTCGACTGCGAGCGGCCGGTGCTGGTGATCGCCGAGGGGTTGTTTCCCTATCTCGACGAATGGCGCGCGCGCGAACTGGTGCGGCGCCTGGTCGAGCATTTCCCGCAAGGCGGGCAGTTGCTGTGCGATGTCTACAATCGCCTGGCGCTGCGGCTGCTGCGCCACGCGCGGATGATCCGCGCCACCGACGCGCGCATCGGCGAATGGGGGCGCGAGGGCGCCGGCGGCGTCGAATCCTGGCATCCGCGGCTGCAACTGGTCGACGAGGCGCGCTACACGCAGCTGCCGGAAATGGCCGCGCTGCCGTGGACGCAGCGCTGGGCCATCGGCCTGTACGAACGCTCGCGCTGGCTGCGCGAACTGGGCCGGGTGGTGCGCTACCGGTTCTGA